The genomic region CGGCGAGTTCGGCGGCGCGGAAGAGCCGGTGCGCCTCTCCCTGGAGTGGGAGCAGGAGGTCACGCGGCAGATCCACGGCCTGCTGGCGCAGGCGGTCAAGGAAGGGGACTACACGACGCAGGAGTTCCTGCAGTGGTTCGTGCGGGAGCAACTGGAGGAGGTCTCGACGATGGAGCGCCTGCTGAGCGTGGTGCGCCGGGCCGGCCCGCAGCTGCTCCTGGTGGAGGACTTCCTGGCCCGCGAGGGGCACCCGCACGAGGAGAGCGAGGAGGAGTAGCCCGCGGTCCGGCTCGCCGCCGGCTCACTCGCCCCGGGACGACCGGGTGCGTCGGCGCCGGCGGCGCGAGGGCGGGCGGACTGTCGTCTGCCGCAGGAAGGCGATGAGCCCGGTGATGCGCTCGGCGTACTCCAGGAAGACCTGGAGCGTGGCGGCCATGAGCACCGGGTTGAGGGGCGCCCCGGTGGGG from Armatimonadota bacterium harbors:
- a CDS encoding ferritin — its product is MLISREMNAALNAQIGREFGAMLQYVAIAAYFEAENLPRLARFFFQQADDEREHAMRFVRYVVEAGGRVEVPATPGARGEFGGAEEPVRLSLEWEQEVTRQIHGLLAQAVKEGDYTTQEFLQWFVREQLEEVSTMERLLSVVRRAGPQLLLVEDFLAREGHPHEESEEE